The following proteins come from a genomic window of Miscanthus floridulus cultivar M001 chromosome 2, ASM1932011v1, whole genome shotgun sequence:
- the LOC136537213 gene encoding uncharacterized protein, protein MGVEPSFPVKRRALRKKHFDENNSEEALLKGEKEFKVSYLVVIIDMAVRSLETRFQELKSFRELFGFLMSSANLKALDGPKLKVCCTTLAAIFSLNGSSDIDLNDLIFELNILQFTLPDTPMTAMEIFEFVTKADCYPNAFIAYRILFTMPITMASAKRSFSKLKSLKNYLRSTMSKLRLNGLATLCIEKRLLDEIDIDTIIDDFTSRNVRRNF, encoded by the coding sequence AtgggtgtcgagccatcgttcccAGTAAAGCGCCGTGCTCTTAGAAAGAAACATTTTGATGAAAATAATAGTGAGGAAGCACTCTTGAAAGGTGAGAAGGAATTTAAAGTTAGTTACCTCGTGGTTATAATTGACATGGCAGTCCGTTCATTGGAGACTAGATTTCAAGAATTGAAATCATTCAGAGAATTATTTGGATTTTTAATGAGCTCAGCAAACTTGAAGGCATTGGATGGTCCTAAGCTAAAAGTGTGTTGCACAACACTAGCAGCAATTTTCTCTCTAAATGGTTCATCTGACATTGATTTAAATGATCTAATTTTTGAGTTGAATATTCTACAATTCACTTTGCCGGATACACCAATGACAgctatggagatttttgagtttgttACGAAGGCTGATTGTTATCCTAATGCTTTCATTGCTTATCGGATCTTATTTACTATGCCTATCACTATGGCATCAGCTAAAAGAAGCTTCTCAAAACTAAAATCGTTGAAGAACTATTTGAGATCTACAATGTCTAAATTGAGGTTAAATGGTTTGGCAACATTATGCATTGAGAAGCGATTGTTAGATGAGATTGATATTGATACCATCATCGATGACTTTACATCGAGGAATGTTAGAAGGAATTTTTAA
- the LOC136537214 gene encoding putative disease resistance RPP13-like protein 1: MQESRRFAEAAAHLDERPIGRAAEKEKIIRALLADSGMDLPVISIWGTAGIGKTALARLVYGDQEVQNFFAEKIWFFLPDRCDVKRATKMIIEAVTRQKCDLLSLDILQQKLREHLSQRRFLLVIDNLWAEGFQFWESLRPSFAGEKGSKILITTQSEMVSRMASNILNINLKGIISRDQHDLELLVRRIAEKCLGSPLAAKSIGKHRYYCGNFANKLSTFAIPSQTVFAFCSMFPVGYEFEKDEVVQLWIADGLVNSNGRRPAEMVAGRCFDELLGRSFFETSNSFPTPKFRVPALMHEQARLVSKHEALIFDPDNSHIADHPGWIRYVTVMCPKDEPLVFDSIQHYENMRLLKLCPAMKLPSKQIPQPSEYFDRGSSRSNLQTLDLGDCYWLMDLPQAATHDVAMEANLSGKEHMHKLMLGWSADTCTQQVYIEESERVIEALCPHTSVKHLRIDNYPGRRLPSWVEKLSPLESLEIISCPRLTRFSIGTTLQPQINVRIQ, encoded by the exons ATGCAGGAGAGCCGAAGGTTTGCTGAAGCTGCTGCACATCTCGACGAGAGACCCATAGGCCGTGCCGCGGAGAAGGAGAAGATCATCCGTGCTCTGCTCGCCGACAGTGGCATGGACCTTCCTGTGATTTCCATCTGGGGCACTGCAGGGATCGGGAAGACAGCACTGGCGCGGTTAGTCTATGGCGATCAGGAGGTACAGAACTTCTTTGCTGAAAAGATTTGGTTTTTTTTACCAGATAGGTGTGATGTGAAGAGAGCCACCAAGATGATAATAGAAGCCGTGACCAGGCAAAAATGTGACCTTCTAAGCTTGGACATATTGCAACAAAAATTGAGGGAGCATCTGAGCCAAAGGCGGTTCTTGCTGGTGATCGATAACCTTTGGGCTGAGGGCTTTCAGTTCTGGGAATCTCTGAGGCCCTCCTTTGCAGGAGAGAAAGGAAGCAAAATTTTAATCACTACTCAAAGTGAAATGGTTTCGAGGATGGCATCCAATATTCTTAACATCAATTTGAAGG GGATAATTAGCAGAGATCAGCATGATTTGGAGCTGCTTGTGAGGAGGATCGCTGAAAAATGCCTTGGCTCTCCATTAGCAGCCAAGTCTATTGGG AAACACAGATACTATTGTGGCAACTTTGCAAATAAGTTATCAACATTTGCCATACCATCTCAAACAGTGTTTGCCTTTTGTTCAATGTTTCCTGTTGGTTATGAATTTGAGAAGGATGAGGTGGTCCAACTCTGGATTGCAGATGGTCTTGTTAACAGCAATGGGAGAAGACCAGCTGAGATGGTAGCAGGCAGGTGCTTTGATGAGCTCCTAGGGAGGTCGTTCTTTGAAACTTCCAACAGCTTCCCTACTCCAAAGTTCAGAGTGCCAGCTTTGATGCATGAGCAAGCACGGCTTGTTTCTAAACATGAAGCTCTGATATTTGATCCTGATAACTCACACATTGCTGACCATCCTGGGTGGATTCGTTATGTAACTGTCATGTGCCCAAAAGATGAGCCTCTTGTATTTGACAGCATTCAGCACTATGAAAATATGAGGCTCTTGAAGTTATGCCCTGCAATGAAACTTCCCTCAAAGCAG ATACCTCAGCCTTCGGAATACTTTGATAGAGGCTCTTCCAGAAGCAATTTGCAGACACTCGACCTTGGGGACTGCTACTGGCTTATGGATTTACCTCAAG CTGCCACTCATGATGTTGCCATGGAGGCCAATTTGAGTGGAAAGGAGCATATGCACAAACTGATGCTGGGATGGAGTGCTGACACCTGCACGCAGCAGGTATACATAGAGGAGAGTGAGAGAGTCATTGAGGCACTCTGTCCACATACTAGTGTGAAGCATCTTCGAATTGATAATTACCCTGGAAGAAGACTTCCTTCTTGGGTGGAGAAGCTCTCGCCTCTGGAGTCACTGGAGATAATTTCTTGCCCCAGGCTCACTCGATTTTCCATTGGGACAACACTGCAGCCACAAATAAATGTCAGGATTCAATAA
- the LOC136532070 gene encoding transmembrane emp24 domain-containing protein p24delta9-like isoform X2, which yields MAPPLFILAVILYVVSATAVKALVFDVPSGSSKCLTEELPRRAVSHASYRVVAESTSAADRRILVRVTGPRGEELYMAEDGERGEFRFEAAEDGGHTACFWSSRYERGAVVSVDVQWATTSVGAHAGGSGSPPAVAVANKGRIATIAGELKKLEDSARLIHQEMLSFRQSELEMQRLNEDTATRLHSFTLLSLAMCVGVAALQLWHLKTFFQNQHIL from the exons ATGGCCCCGCCGCTGTTCATCCTCGCCGTCATCCTCTACGTCGTCTCCGCCACCGCCGTCAAGGCGCTAGTCTTCGACGTGCCGTCGGGCAGCTCCAAGTGCCTGACAGAGGAACTCCCCCGCCGCGCGGTCAGCCACGCGTCGTACCGCGTGGTGGCGGAGTCTACTTCAGCGGCCGACCGGAGGATCTTGGTGCGCGTGACGGGTCCGCGCGGTGAGGAGCTCTACATGGCGGAGGACGGGGAACGCGGGGAGTTCAGGTTCGAGGCGGCGGAGGACGGTGGGCACACCGCCTGCTTTTGGTCATCCCGCTACGAGCGCGGCGCCGTTGTCTCCGTCGACGTGCAGTGGGCCACCACCAGTGTCGGCGCCCACGCCGGGGGGTCCGGATCCCCGCCCGCCGTCGCGGTTGCCAACAAAGGCCGCATTGCT ACCATCGCAGGAGAGTTGAAGAAACTGGAGGATTCTGCTCGACTCATACACCAAGAAATGTTATCTTTTCGCCAGAG CGAACTTGAGATGCAGAGGCTCAACGAAGACACTGCCACAAGATTACACTCGTTCACCCTATTGTCATTGGCCATGTGCGTGGGGGTTGCAGCATTGCAGCTATGGCATCTGAAGACTTTCTTTCAAAATCAACATATACTGTAG
- the LOC136532070 gene encoding uncharacterized protein isoform X1, with amino-acid sequence MAPPLFILAVILYVVSATAVKALVFDVPSGSSKCLTEELPRRAVSHASYRVVAESTSAADRRILVRVTGPRGEELYMAEDGERGEFRFEAAEDGGHTACFWSSRYERGAVVSVDVQWATTSVGAHAGGSGSPPAVAVANKGRIAATNIYSFKWEVNVIRCFEIVVPNSRKKKKRKGVLGGCFIVELRVSTMSYSTCYSLKEVKSSLPYQNHRRRVEETGGFCSTHTPRNVIFSPERT; translated from the exons ATGGCCCCGCCGCTGTTCATCCTCGCCGTCATCCTCTACGTCGTCTCCGCCACCGCCGTCAAGGCGCTAGTCTTCGACGTGCCGTCGGGCAGCTCCAAGTGCCTGACAGAGGAACTCCCCCGCCGCGCGGTCAGCCACGCGTCGTACCGCGTGGTGGCGGAGTCTACTTCAGCGGCCGACCGGAGGATCTTGGTGCGCGTGACGGGTCCGCGCGGTGAGGAGCTCTACATGGCGGAGGACGGGGAACGCGGGGAGTTCAGGTTCGAGGCGGCGGAGGACGGTGGGCACACCGCCTGCTTTTGGTCATCCCGCTACGAGCGCGGCGCCGTTGTCTCCGTCGACGTGCAGTGGGCCACCACCAGTGTCGGCGCCCACGCCGGGGGGTCCGGATCCCCGCCCGCCGTCGCGGTTGCCAACAAAGGCCGCATTGCT GCAACAAACATATACTCCTTCAAATGGGAGGTCAATGTTATTCGGTGCTTTGAAATTGTTGTGCCTAAttcaagaaaaaagaagaagagaaaaggagTGCTTGGAGGGTGTTTTATTGTCGAATTGCGTGTTTCAACAATGTCATACAGTACATGCTACAGCCTAAAGGAAGTGAAGTCGAGTCTCCCCTATCAAA ACCATCGCAGGAGAGTTGAAGAAACTGGAGGATTCTGCTCGACTCATACACCAAGAAATGTTATCTTTTCGCCAGAG CGAACTTGA
- the LOC136539982 gene encoding rhamnogalacturonan I rhamnosyltransferase 4-like isoform X1: MVKHKASPPAAVRRRIGGAGASAIRWALRVATSIVAWTLLLHLFTFLGIPRPPLPIARPSCLGGRSNSTAANSVVAAGEARHLAPPALPPRRLYKSNGYLLVSCNGGLNQMRAAICDMVTVARYLNLTMVIPELDKQSFWADPSDFGDIFDVNHFIDSLRNEVKIVKELPQKFSEKVPLSMQPISWSSDKYYLRQILPLVRKHKVVRFSKTDSRLANNGLPLKLQKLRCHVNYNALRFTPSIEALGNKMISTLRRTGSFIVLHLRYEMDMLAFSGCKHGCSDEETEELTRMRYAYPWWKEKEIDSEKKRLEGLCPLTPGETTLVLKALGFPRDTRIYIASGEIYGGEKRLAVLKTEFPNIVRKEMLLSDDELRPFQKHSTQMAALDYRVSVASDVFIPSNDGNMAKVVEGHRRFTGFHRTIQLDRKKLVELIDLFEDQELSWEEFSVAVKELHGGRMSQPIRRRIIPGQPKEEDYFYANPHECLGPAKKRRDRLKHMEI; the protein is encoded by the exons ATGGTCAAGCACAAGGCCTCGCCTCCGGCCGCGGTCCGCCGTCGCATCGGCGGCGCCGGGGCGTCCGCCATCCGGTGGGCACTGCGCGTCGCGACCAGCATCGTGGCCTGGACGCTGCTCCTCCACCTCTTCACCTTCCTCGGCATCCCGCGCCCGCCGCTGCCCATCGCGCGGCCGTCCTGCCTGGGCGGCCGCAGCAACTCCACCGCCGCCAACTCCGTGGTTGCGGCCGGCGAGGCCAGGCACCTGGCGCCCCCGGCTCTGCCTCCCAGAA GGCTTTACAAGAGTAATGGCTACCTTCTAGTTTCATGCAATGGTGGTCTGAACCAAATGCGAGCAGCG ATATGCGACATGGTGACTGTAGCACGCTACTTGAATCTCACCATGGTGATACCTGAACTTGATAAGCAATCCTTCTGGGCTGATCCTAG TGATTTTGGGGATATTTTTGATGTAAATCATTTCATCGATTCATTGAGGAATGAAGTGAAGATTGTCAAAGAACTCCCACAGAAGTTCAGTGAAAAAGTTCCTCTGTCAATGCAACCAATCAGCTGGTCTAGTGACAAATACTATTTGAGGCAG ATCTTGCCTCTAGTACGAAAACACAAGGTTGTACGTTTTAGCAAGACAGATTCTCGCCTTGCAAACAATGGCCTGCCTCTGAAGCTCCAAAAACTTCGCTGCCATGTTAACTACAACGCATTGAGGTTTACACCATCCATTGAGGCTCTAGGAAACAAGATGATCTCAACTCTCAGGAGAACTGGATCTTTTATTGTGCTTCATCTTAGATATGAGATGGATATGCTTGCTTTTTCTGGCTGTAAACATGGATGTTCtgatgaagaaacagaagagtTGACAAGAATGAG ATATGCATATCCCTGgtggaaagaaaaggaaatagaCTCTGAGAAGAAAAGGCTTGAGGGATTGTGCCCCCTGACTCCTGGAGAAACAACTTTAGTACTCAAAGCTCTTGGTTTCCCCAGAGACACTCGAATATATATTGCGTCAGGTGAAATATATGGTGGTGAAAAAAGATTAGCTGTATTGAAGACAGAATTTCCTAACATT GTGCGGAAGGAGATGCTTTTATCTGATGATGAGTTGCGACCCTTTCAGAAGCACTCAACTCAAATGGCAGCACTGGACTATCGTGTTTCTGTTGCAAGTGATGTTTTCATCCCCAGTAATGATGGAAACATGGCTAAAGTTGTAGAAGGACACCGCAG GTTTACAGGCTTCCACAGAACCATACAGTTGGATAGGAAGAAGCTAGTTGAGCTTATAGATCTTTTCGAAGATCAGGAGCTGTCCTGGGAAGAATTCTCTGTTGCTGTCAAGGAGCTCCATGGGGGCCGAATGAGCCAGCCCATCAGAAGGAGAATTATCCCCGGACAACCAAAGGAAGAGGACTACTTTTATGCTAATCCTCATGAATGCCTTGGGCCTGCAAAAAAGCGAAGGGATAGATTAAAACATATGGAGATTTGA
- the LOC136539982 gene encoding rhamnogalacturonan I rhamnosyltransferase 4-like isoform X2, which translates to MRAAICDMVTVARYLNLTMVIPELDKQSFWADPSDFGDIFDVNHFIDSLRNEVKIVKELPQKFSEKVPLSMQPISWSSDKYYLRQILPLVRKHKVVRFSKTDSRLANNGLPLKLQKLRCHVNYNALRFTPSIEALGNKMISTLRRTGSFIVLHLRYEMDMLAFSGCKHGCSDEETEELTRMRYAYPWWKEKEIDSEKKRLEGLCPLTPGETTLVLKALGFPRDTRIYIASGEIYGGEKRLAVLKTEFPNIVRKEMLLSDDELRPFQKHSTQMAALDYRVSVASDVFIPSNDGNMAKVVEGHRRFTGFHRTIQLDRKKLVELIDLFEDQELSWEEFSVAVKELHGGRMSQPIRRRIIPGQPKEEDYFYANPHECLGPAKKRRDRLKHMEI; encoded by the exons ATGCGAGCAGCG ATATGCGACATGGTGACTGTAGCACGCTACTTGAATCTCACCATGGTGATACCTGAACTTGATAAGCAATCCTTCTGGGCTGATCCTAG TGATTTTGGGGATATTTTTGATGTAAATCATTTCATCGATTCATTGAGGAATGAAGTGAAGATTGTCAAAGAACTCCCACAGAAGTTCAGTGAAAAAGTTCCTCTGTCAATGCAACCAATCAGCTGGTCTAGTGACAAATACTATTTGAGGCAG ATCTTGCCTCTAGTACGAAAACACAAGGTTGTACGTTTTAGCAAGACAGATTCTCGCCTTGCAAACAATGGCCTGCCTCTGAAGCTCCAAAAACTTCGCTGCCATGTTAACTACAACGCATTGAGGTTTACACCATCCATTGAGGCTCTAGGAAACAAGATGATCTCAACTCTCAGGAGAACTGGATCTTTTATTGTGCTTCATCTTAGATATGAGATGGATATGCTTGCTTTTTCTGGCTGTAAACATGGATGTTCtgatgaagaaacagaagagtTGACAAGAATGAG ATATGCATATCCCTGgtggaaagaaaaggaaatagaCTCTGAGAAGAAAAGGCTTGAGGGATTGTGCCCCCTGACTCCTGGAGAAACAACTTTAGTACTCAAAGCTCTTGGTTTCCCCAGAGACACTCGAATATATATTGCGTCAGGTGAAATATATGGTGGTGAAAAAAGATTAGCTGTATTGAAGACAGAATTTCCTAACATT GTGCGGAAGGAGATGCTTTTATCTGATGATGAGTTGCGACCCTTTCAGAAGCACTCAACTCAAATGGCAGCACTGGACTATCGTGTTTCTGTTGCAAGTGATGTTTTCATCCCCAGTAATGATGGAAACATGGCTAAAGTTGTAGAAGGACACCGCAG GTTTACAGGCTTCCACAGAACCATACAGTTGGATAGGAAGAAGCTAGTTGAGCTTATAGATCTTTTCGAAGATCAGGAGCTGTCCTGGGAAGAATTCTCTGTTGCTGTCAAGGAGCTCCATGGGGGCCGAATGAGCCAGCCCATCAGAAGGAGAATTATCCCCGGACAACCAAAGGAAGAGGACTACTTTTATGCTAATCCTCATGAATGCCTTGGGCCTGCAAAAAAGCGAAGGGATAGATTAAAACATATGGAGATTTGA